In Stegostoma tigrinum isolate sSteTig4 chromosome 12, sSteTig4.hap1, whole genome shotgun sequence, the following proteins share a genomic window:
- the LOC125456732 gene encoding dnaJ homolog subfamily C member 15-like isoform X2: protein MRSGENDSRVATVSNFALADLGGTGPPYSGEGTVGSCGACFRTTMSSARQAERGDGDGGGDSGRTLIAVGLGIAAAAFAGRHAFRFWKPVQQIIVEMARTIPSPGFPTYYKGGFEAKMNKREANLILGISSSANRTKIGEAHKRIMLLNHPDRGKWNLYTDRLVQGGSPYLAAKINEAKDLLDSSIKK, encoded by the exons ATGCGTTCAGG CGAGAACGACAGTCGGGTGGCAACGGTTTCGAATTTCGCGCTCGCTGATTTAGGCGGCACAGGGCCACCGTACAGCGGTGAAGGGACAGTTGGAAGCTGCGGCGCGTGTTTCCGGACAACGATGAGCAGCGCGAGGCAGGCGGAGCGAGGAGACGGAGATGGTGGCGGTGACTCG GGTAGAACACTAATAGCAGTTGGACTTGGTATTGCTGCAGCAGCATTTGCAG gtcGCCATGCATTTCGGTTCTGGAAACCTGTTCAACAAATAATTGTAGAAATGGCAAGAACAATCCCTAGTCCT GGCTTTCCAACATATTACAAAGGAGGATTTGAAGCAAAAATGAATAAGCGTGAGGCTAACCTCATATTAGGTATTAG TTCATCAGCTAATCGAACAAAAATTGGAGAAGCCCACAAAAGAATTATGCTCTTGAATCATCCTGACAGAG GTAAATGGAACTTGTACACAGATCGTCTGGTCCAAG GAGGATCACCATACCTGGCTGCAAAGATCAATGAAGCAAAAGATCTACTGGATTCTTCCATCAAGAAATGA
- the LOC125456732 gene encoding dnaJ homolog subfamily C member 15-like isoform X1, which produces MEGAKKTKRNRVKGSENDSRVATVSNFALADLGGTGPPYSGEGTVGSCGACFRTTMSSARQAERGDGDGGGDSGRTLIAVGLGIAAAAFAGRHAFRFWKPVQQIIVEMARTIPSPGFPTYYKGGFEAKMNKREANLILGISSSANRTKIGEAHKRIMLLNHPDRGKWNLYTDRLVQGGSPYLAAKINEAKDLLDSSIKK; this is translated from the exons ATGGAAGGAGCGAAGAAAACAAAGAGGAACAGGGTGAAAGGAAG CGAGAACGACAGTCGGGTGGCAACGGTTTCGAATTTCGCGCTCGCTGATTTAGGCGGCACAGGGCCACCGTACAGCGGTGAAGGGACAGTTGGAAGCTGCGGCGCGTGTTTCCGGACAACGATGAGCAGCGCGAGGCAGGCGGAGCGAGGAGACGGAGATGGTGGCGGTGACTCG GGTAGAACACTAATAGCAGTTGGACTTGGTATTGCTGCAGCAGCATTTGCAG gtcGCCATGCATTTCGGTTCTGGAAACCTGTTCAACAAATAATTGTAGAAATGGCAAGAACAATCCCTAGTCCT GGCTTTCCAACATATTACAAAGGAGGATTTGAAGCAAAAATGAATAAGCGTGAGGCTAACCTCATATTAGGTATTAG TTCATCAGCTAATCGAACAAAAATTGGAGAAGCCCACAAAAGAATTATGCTCTTGAATCATCCTGACAGAG GTAAATGGAACTTGTACACAGATCGTCTGGTCCAAG GAGGATCACCATACCTGGCTGCAAAGATCAATGAAGCAAAAGATCTACTGGATTCTTCCATCAAGAAATGA
- the LOC125456732 gene encoding dnaJ homolog subfamily C member 15-like isoform X3 has translation MEGAKKTKRNRVKGSENDSRVATVSNFALADLGGTGPPYSGEGTVGSCGACFRTTMSSARQAERGDGDGGGDSGRTLIAVGLGIAAAAFAGRHAFRFWKPVQQIIVEMARTIPSPGFPTYYKGGFEAKMNKREANLILGISSSANRTKIGEAHKRIMLLNHPDRGGSPYLAAKINEAKDLLDSSIKK, from the exons ATGGAAGGAGCGAAGAAAACAAAGAGGAACAGGGTGAAAGGAAG CGAGAACGACAGTCGGGTGGCAACGGTTTCGAATTTCGCGCTCGCTGATTTAGGCGGCACAGGGCCACCGTACAGCGGTGAAGGGACAGTTGGAAGCTGCGGCGCGTGTTTCCGGACAACGATGAGCAGCGCGAGGCAGGCGGAGCGAGGAGACGGAGATGGTGGCGGTGACTCG GGTAGAACACTAATAGCAGTTGGACTTGGTATTGCTGCAGCAGCATTTGCAG gtcGCCATGCATTTCGGTTCTGGAAACCTGTTCAACAAATAATTGTAGAAATGGCAAGAACAATCCCTAGTCCT GGCTTTCCAACATATTACAAAGGAGGATTTGAAGCAAAAATGAATAAGCGTGAGGCTAACCTCATATTAGGTATTAG TTCATCAGCTAATCGAACAAAAATTGGAGAAGCCCACAAAAGAATTATGCTCTTGAATCATCCTGACAGAG GAGGATCACCATACCTGGCTGCAAAGATCAATGAAGCAAAAGATCTACTGGATTCTTCCATCAAGAAATGA